CCTGAGGTGGTCGAAGGCCTCGAAAACCCTCGGATGCCGTTCCCGGGGCGTCATCGCCCGGACGTCCAGAACCGATCGCTCCATGACCTATGCTCCTTTCCCGGCCGGGCGCGGCCGGGCCGCCGTCATGACCTGCTCGCGGAGGGCCGAGGCGTCGCCCGGGACCCCGACGATGCGCGTCTTGATCCTCAGCGGGCCTCGAGCTCGGCCAGCTTGGCCAGGAGTCGTTCGTGGATCCCCGGGCCCACCACCGTCTGTTCGACCGCGTCGAAAGCCTGGACCAGCACGCGCTGCTCTTCCTCGTTCAGGATCTGCTCGGCGATCGGAAAGAGAACCCCGTTCTCCTTGTCGATGTGGGCACGGAGGAGGGTGACGTAGCCACGGATGGCCTCGGCAACGGCGCGGTCGCCCCCCTGGCTCATCGCGCGAAGGAGCGCGCGGCCGTGCTCGTGCTCGAGGAGCATGACGCCCACCGGACCCCCATCCCGAGGCACGCCGTGGCGCTCCAGAGCCGGAAAGAGGTGCTGCTCTTCCTTCCCATGGTGACACTTGTCGACGAAGGTGCGGAAGAAATCGATGATCCAGGCCAGAGCGTCTCGGTCCAGCGGCGTCCCGACGCGGAGGCCCTCGCCGAGCCGCTCCAGGAGCGCGAGTGCCCTCAGGAACACCTCGTGCTCGTGGCGGAGCTGGGCGGTGGCAGCGATCGCCTCGTTGCTCTTGGTCATGGTCCCTCCCTTGTTATGAATCACTTCGTTCCGGAGGTGCGCGTCGCGGATCCTCTCGAGGGCCTCGGCCGGCACCCCTGGCTTCCCTCCCTCCCGGCAAGGACGCTCAAGGCCATCGGCCGCCGCGTGGTCGTGCGGGCCTACCGCCTGGGAGGACCTCCCGGCGCCCGCTGTCCGAGCGGCAGCGGCTGCTCGCCGAGGATGTGCGCCGCTACCGCCTCGCGCACCGCCTCGAGGTCGAGGCCGGCCGCTTCGACGCGGCCGCCGAGATCGGCGAGGATGCGGTCGACGTCCTGCATCACCTTCCACTGCTTGAAGAGGTCCGGCCGCTCCACGCCAAGCGCCTCGCCCACCAGCTCGAGGAAGTTGACGACGCGGAACGGGTAGTCCCGCTCATGGGCGCAGAGCTCGCGATGACAGGCGTGGTAGATCCCGACCAGGCAGTCGACAGCCGCCGCAGCCGCCGCCTCGAGCTCGCGGGCGTGCAGTTCCCGCCTGTACGCGGGGACGGACGCCAGGGAGTTGCACATGTAGCCGACGCGCGGCCGGTCGAGGTCGACCAGCTCGACGCCCGGGATGGCGCCGAGGATCTTCACCACTCCTTCGGTGACGCCCGGCACTCCGGGATGCTCGTGGAGTGCGACCCGGCGCTCCACGCGCTGGACGAAGTGCGGCGTGAGACGATCGAGCCGGTCGGCGATGTAGGGCACCACGTGCTCGAGGGCGAAGCCCGGGCGCGTGGACGGCATCAGGATCTCGCCGAGCTGGAGGGTGCACGTCGGACACCACGTCAGCACCCGGGCAATGCCCGTCCCGGCGAAGCCCTCCACCGTGCTGACGCCCACGCGCCCCGCGTTCCTGAGGTCGCCGGCGCGGAACTGCAGGACGCCGCAGCAGTTGGCGGGCCCGCCAAAGACCCGGTACGTCGTCCCGAGACGATCGAGAACCTCCAGGCAGAGGAGCGCGATGTGGGGCGTCTTCAGCACGTTGCAGCCCAGGTACATCACGACCTCGGCCGGCGCGGGCGGCTCCGCGTGGGCAGATCGGGTCACGCGGTCGAGGAATTCGGGCGGGAGCTGGAGCCGCGAGAGCACCCTCACGCCCTGCGACATCGCGTGGAAGCGCGTCTGGCCGGTCGCGTGCCGCGCCTCGGGCGGGTGACGCTCCTCGAGCCGGACGCGGGTCATGGCGAGCATGAAGCGCGGGTTCACCCCGTCGTCGCAGGCGGTGAGACACGCGCCAGAGCCCGTGCACGTCTCGGCCCACCGCGCGCCCCGGCTCGCCGAATCGCCGTCGCCGCGCAGGATGTCGAGGACCTCGCCGACGACGGCCCGCGGATCGTGGCGCTCCAGACCAGCCGCATCGGCGGTCGGACAGACCTCGACGCACCGGCCGCACCGGGTGCAGGTGTCCACGATCTCCCGTACCCGCCCGTCGAGGCTCGCCACGAACGCCGCCTCGCGACTGCTCATCTCCGTGCCCCTAGCCTACACGGCCGCCGTCGGCATCCCGGAGAATGTCGGGTGGCAATTCATCGGGCACATCGTGCGGACGGTGCGGCGGCCCGTGACCTCGACTCGCGCCATGGCGTGCGTGATCTTGACCTGTCCGCCACTTCACCACTTATGACGCCGGTCATAGTGGCGCCCCCCCCGCCCCCGGGCGGGCGCTCCGGGGCGAGGAGGAAGACCCATGACTCACACACGCGAGTGCAGCTCCGGATCCGGATCCATGCCTCCCCCATCCCGGCCGAGCGGACGGTGGCCGCTGGGACTCCCCGATCATCACCCGAGTTCCCTCGGACGGACCTGCCCTGCTCAGCTTCTCCTCACCACGCGCTGACGCATGATCGCGCTCACGCTGGGGAACGCCTCTCGTGCCGCCAGGGGTACCAGCTTCCACCCTGCTGTGCCGGGCTGGCCCTTGAAGTAATCGAAAGGGAGCGTGCCCGGACCGACCGGCCGACCCACTATGATGCGTCCCACCATCCCCGCGGTTTCGTGGGGCGCGCAGAAGTAGTCGTAGACGCCTGGAACCGTCAGGGTCACCTCGAAGTGACGGCCCGGGTCCACGAGGAATCGCGAGTCCCACGGCTCAGCCCGCTCAGGGATCCGCAGCGAGTGAGAGTCGTTCTTGGGATGGTACGCCGTCGTCGTATGCACGTTGGAGTGCACGATCCAGCGCACCGTCTGACCCGGCTCGATACGGACCCCGATGGGGTCGAACCACACCTTGCTTCCCAATGTGTCGCTCATCATGCGAATTTCAACCGGTGCGGCGGCGCTCGCCGGCCGTGGTACGGCGAGGCCGGCGAGCCAGAGCCCGCCGGCCTGGAGGAGCTCACGCCGCGTCAGCATCGCCGCAGGGCCCTACTTGAGGCTCGCCGCCTTCGCGGGCGACACGTACCAGACGACGACGTGGTAGTGCGGCTCGGCGACGCCGGGATGCCCCGCGTTGTAATAGAGATCGACGTGGTCCACCTTCTCCTTGGCCACGCCGAGGTTGTTGAACGCCTTCTGCGCCTGGAGGTCCTTCAGGGGAACCATGTAGATCGAGCTCACCAGCTTCCCCTCGCGGTCGTAGGCGAGGAAGGGTCCGGCGGGGAGCGTCTTGGGGTCCACGTAGAGTGTCCCCATCCCGGGAAGGAAGTCCGGGAGCGGCACGAGTGCGCTCACTTTCTGGAAGTTCCCACCCGGCGGCGCAGTCGGCTGCGCCCATGCGGTCGAGGATGTCGCCGCGACGGCGAGACTCAACGCCAGGACCGTTGCCCGAAGACCATGACGTGACATGTCCCATTCTCCTTTTCTGTGCTGCGTGTGATGCTGCGGCGCTTGCGGCCCCATGCCCACCATGGGGCCGCGTCACCAGGTCTGTGTCGGACGCGGGCGGGATCTTACGTGCCTGGAAACATGACACCCGCCGGGGGCGCGGCGGGTGTCGGTGCTGCCTGGGGCGGGCCGAGCGGCTAGCTCGGCTCCGGCGAGGGGCCGGCGGGCGGAGGGGCCGGGCCTTCGGTCTCCGAGCGCACGAAGTCGCGGAGGGTCTCGTACTCGTCTCGACAGACGCCGCACTGCCCGATGTGCTGGGCGAGACGGGCCAAGACCGGCGCCGAGATGGCCCCGGCCAGATCGAGCTCCACGCCCGTCGCGAGCAGGTCGAAGCATTCCGAACAGGAGATCTCCTCGGCCTCCGTGTCGGAGACGTGTCGCAGCAGGCGTTCGATCAGGCGTCGGTCCATCGCGCTCCCCGCTGTCTACAGTGACGGCGCGCCGGCTAATCTTACCTCGGCCCGCTGAACAGGCCGAGGACCTCCCGAGGCGCGAAGCCCCGGGCCTCCAGCCGGGCCTTGAGCTTCCGGCGCGCGTCGTGCAAGAGCTTGTAGATCGCGTTTCGTGTCGACCCCCAGTGTCGCACCAGCTCGTCGAGCGGCACCTCGTCGGCGACGACCGCCTTCAGGGCCTGGCGCTGCCGCTCGCTCAGGTCGTGGTCGATGACCTCCCGGATGACCGCCCATGCTTCAGCCAGTCGCGCCGTCTGCTCCGGATCGCCGGGGAGCGCTTCGGCCTCGGGGAACCACGCCCGGCCGCCGGCCTGCTCGAGCAGCGCGTCGAGCGAGACAGGCTTCCAGGCCTCCCGACGCGCGGCGGCCAGCGCCATGTTGATCGCGAACTTGTACGCCCACGTCGTGAAGCGGCTATCGCCGCGGAACTCCTTCAGGTGCTCGAGGATCGCCACCAGCGCGTTCTGGGCGCAGTCCTCGGCGAGCTGGTCGAGGTCGAACGCACTTGCGTGCGCCAGGCGCCCCCGGCTGCGGTGCAGCGCGTAGCGCGCGGCGCGCAGCAGATAGGCGCGCAGGTCCCCCAGTGCGGCCGCCTGCTCCTCGCCGCTCGCGCTCAGCTCCTGCACCCACTCGCTGTTGGTCCTCGCCCTCACCGTCTCAGTCCGCGGAGCTCTCGGACTCCTCCAGCGAACTCCCCATCCCGCATGTCGATACCCGTGGCGCCAGTCCCGTGACGCTATTCCCCGAGAGCAGGACGCATCCTCTGGCCGTGACTCTCCCTTGTCACTGGTTGGCGGGCGATCCGGTGGATCGGGCCGCGCGCGATGGTCACTCGAGGGACTCCGCCAGCCGGTCGCAGGCGTCGATATTGGCGAGGTGGCGCGTCTTCATCTCCTCGAGAAACTCGCTGACGGACTCGAGGAGCGTCTCACCGAGGAGACCATCCAGCCGTTTGACGACCCATCCCTGACCCCGGTTGAGAAGTCGAAGCCGGGCGGCAAGGGTGGGCTCGCTCATCACCTTCTCCGCGAAGTTCCCCTTCTGCTCTGACATGACCCCGCCCAGGATCTTGATGGAGCGGGCGAGCCCGGCGCAGGACCAGGCCTCGTCGTTCCTGACCTCCTCGAAGAGCTTCCGCATCTCGGGGCCGCGGGCCTCGGGGAAGAGGCGGGAGAGCGTCTCCACGCCGGCCCGTTCCGCCTCGAGGAGCTCATTCAGCCGATCGACGGCCGTCATCTCTCATCCTCCCGTGACTTCCTCTGCCCCGGCTCACGACACTGCCGTCGTGGCCGGCAACTGGGCACGGGCGTTGGAAGATCGCCCGCCCTTCGCCCCGCACGCTGCCGTTCTTGCGGCGCCTCGCTCGAAGCGTGTCGCGTATAGCCCTTGACCTTGATCGGCGCCTTGATCTTCCGGATCTTGATCGTCACGTTCGGTCGGCTACAGGCCTTCCAGAGCTGCCGGGCGCCGGCAATCGATTCCTCCGTGTGTCGGGCGAGGTGCGGCCTGACCTCGATCATGCTGGGGGTCCTCCTAACCCCAATCCGAAAATGGGTGGTGAGTAGCGTCGTGAATCTGAAGCAGAAAGGCCCCCTGTGCGATCGAAAGGGAGAACGCGCCAACGTTGCCCCCCACAGGAGGCCCCTCTGATGCGCTTGAGCGTAACGAGCCTGCGACGGCTGGTCAAGGGCACGCTGCACGTCGAGTTCGTCCACCAGGAGTTGACCTCGTGCAGCGGCCTGGAGCTGTTGCGCCGCTATCTTCGGCGGGTGGACCTGCCGAGTCGACTGCGGGCGGCTCTCCCGCCCGGGCCGACTTCTTCCTGCCCGTGCGGGCCCTCGCCGAGGTCTTCCGCGGCAAGCTCCTGGCCGCGCTCGAGAAGGCCATCGATCGCGCCGAGATTCCCCGGCGGCGCGATGACGACCCGCACGCCCTGCTCACGCGCGCGGCCACCAAACGCTGGGTGGTGTACTGCAAGCCTCCCTTCGCTGGCCCCGATCAGGTCCTCGCCTACCTGGCCCGCTACACCCATCGCATCGCCCTCTCCAACGACCGGCTCGTCTCGCTCCAAGCAGGTCAGGTGACCTTCCGCTGGAAAGACCGCGCCCACGGCAACGCCCCCCGCGTCGCCACCGTGGAGGCGGAGACCTTTCTGCGCCGCTTCCTGCTCCACGTCCTGCCTCACCGCTTCGTGCGCTTCACCCGCCCGATCCGGCATTGCCCTTTCACGTCCTCGCACGCGCAATCTCCCGTCACCTGGACCCGGCGCCGCCGCCACCGTCCCGCTTTCGCGACCCCCGCGCACCACCAATCCCCATAGCTGGCGCCGGCTTCGTTCAACGCGACTTTTTCACGCATCGCGGGATCGCGCGCGATCATCCCTTACGCTCGGTGGCGCGACACGCGAAAAAGCCCTCTTCTTTCTCGGACGGCCCGCACAGGAGCCACAGGCGCCGTGGGCACAGCGCCATCAGGGCCCGGGTCCTCGTCGCCCACGGCCGCGACGAGCGCCTGGTGCTCCTCCTGGATGACCTCCTCGGCATGCGGCCCCAGGGCCCGGGACTCGATGCCCCCGCCCTGTCCGGACGGGGAGGGGCTCGCGCACGCTCAGTCTTTCCTTGACCGCGCTCCGCCTCCCCGCCTACCATCGCCGCGATGACATCCCCCGGCGCCGTCCCGTCCGCGGCCGGGGCCGCGGCCTGCCGTGGCCCGGCTTCCCCTCACCGCTCCCGTGTCGCCGGCGCCCGCTGGCTCCAGGCGCCGCGGCGGATGGTCTCCCCCCGTGAACCCCCAGCATCGCGGCAAGAGAGGAGGCGGCGCATGAGGACATCGGACACGCACCTGCGGGTGGCCCGGACCATCGCGGGCCTGGCGGTGACGCTGTCGCTGGTCCTGCCCGTCGCGCCCTGGGTCCCCGGCGCGGCGGCGCAAGGGGCGCAGAAGCCGGACGGCGTCGTCGTCGCCATCCGGGACGGCAAGCTCGAGCGGTTCCAGCAGGACCTCTGGAACGCCCTCACGGTGGGCCAGCCCGTCTCCCGGGGAAACAGGGTCAGGACGGACGGCACCGCTGTCGCCATCGTGACGCTCGCCGAGATCGGCCGCATCGTGATGGGGCCCTCCTCCGATGTCGAGCTGGGGAAGAACCCGAAGGACTTCAAGGTCACGATGCAGCGGGGTTTCGCCTGGCTCGACGCCACCCTGCCGAAGGGAAGCAAGGCCTCCATCAGCACCAGTCTCGCGACCGCGGGCGTCCGCGGCACCGGCTTCTCCGTCTGCTACGACGGCAAGAACTACTGCGCCTGCACCTGCTTCGGGGAGGTGGAGGTCTCGGTGCCGGGCGGCCCCACCGTCAGGGTGCCCAGGGGCGAGTACTACGCCTTCCCCGCCGGGGCGCCCCTACCCGGCAAGACCGAGGCCGCGGCCACCCTGCTGGAGAAGACCGGGGCAGGCTTCGACTTCTGCTTCACCTGCCACGTCGTCGCCGGGAAGGGTCGGCTGAAGCCAGACCGGAAGTGACGCGCGCGGCGCTCATCGCCGTCCTCGTGTCGCTCGCCGTCCTGCTCGACCCGGGCGGCCAGCTCGGCTCGTTCGAGCGGAAGACCCTCGACACCCGGTACCGCTTCTTCGCCCGCCCGACCGCGCACACGCAGCACATCGTCATCGTCCACGTCTCCGAGGACTCGCTCCGGAGCCTCGAGCCCTTCTACGGGCGCTGGCCCTGGCCGCGCGCCGTGCACGCCGACGCCGTCGAGTACCTCGTCGCCGACGGCGCGCTCGCCATCGGCTTCGACATCCTGTTCCCGGACCGCTCCCTGCGGCGGGAGGTGGACCCCGGCCTCATCCAGCAGCTGAAGGCGCTGGCGAGGAACGCCGACATCGAGGAGGTGCGGGCGGAGCTCGGGCAGCGGCTGGATGCCCTCAACCCCGAGCTGAGCGATGCCGCCTTCGTCGCCCGGGCGGCCGAGGCCGGCAATGTCTTCCACTCCTCGGTGCTCTATGTCGGCGAGCGGGACCGGGCGCTCGGGCGGGGCCTCGGGGCCGACGAGGCGGGCGCCGCGCGGATCCGGGCCGCCCTGGCCCGGACGGCATTGCCGATCCGCCTGGCGCACCGGGAGGCCCTCTTCTTCAACGCCACCATCCCCTTCCCGGAACTGGCGCAGGCTGCCCGGGGCGTGGGCCATATCAATTACCTGCCCGACGGCGACGGGGTGTGCCGGCGCTTCCTGCCGCTGGCATGGGTGGGACGGGAGGACACGGCATACCCCTCTCTGCCCGTGCTCGTGGCAGCGCGCGCCATGGGAATCCCCCCGGATCGGATCAGGCGGGAGGGCGATCGCGTCCTGGTCGGGGAGACGGCCATCCCGCTCCTGCCCGACGGGAGCGCCCTGATCGCCTACCAGGGCGGCACGGCCACCGGAGAGGGCCTGGGACCCGGCAAGTTCGAGTCCTTCTACGGCGGCGTACCCTATGCGGCCGTCACCGCCTCGGCCGACCTCGTCCGGGCCGGGAAGGACCCGGCGCTCCCGCGAGGGACCTTCAGGGACAAGATCGTGCTCGTCACCGCCGCCGCCGCGGGGCTCACCGACCTCCGGGCGACGCCGTTCAGCCCCGTGACCCCCGGCGCGGAGATTCTCGCGAACGTCATCGACAGCATCCTCTCGCGGCGCGTCCTGCGCTCGCTCGGGGCCTGGACGGAGGCGGCCTACACCCTGGCCCTGGCCGTGACCGTCGCGTTGCTCGCGGTCTCCATGCGCCCCTATCCCGGGCTCGCGCTGGTCACGGCGCTCTGGGCGGCGGTGGTCGGGCTCCACTGGATGCTCTTCGGCCGGGGCTGGGTGCTCCCGCTGGTCCCGGTGTCGGTCGCCATGGCAGGCGCCTATCTCGGGGTCGTGGTGGCCGGATACGTCGCGGAGGAGCGGGAGAAGAAGCGGATCCGGTCCGCCTTCGGGCATTACCTGGCGCCGCAGGTGCTCGAGGAGGTCCTGAGATCGCCCGAACGCCTGCGGCTCGGGGGGGAGCGCCGGCGCCTCACCGTCCTGTTCTCCGACATCGAGGGGTTCTCGGCCCTGTCGGAGAAGATCCCGGCCGACGACGTGAGCCCCATGCTCAACGAGTACCTCGACCGGATGATGGGCTGCATCAAGGCCACGGCCGGCACGCTCGACAAGTTCATCGGGGACGCCGTCATGGCGGAGTGGAACGCGCCAGTGGCCCAGGCCGACCATGCCGCCCGCGCTTGCGAGGCGGCGCTCCTGATGATGGAGGAGGTGAGGCGGCTCCGGGAGCGGTGGCGCGCGGAGGGCAAGCCGCCCCTGAACGTCCGGATCGGCATCAACACCGGCGAGATGGTGGTCGGCAACCTGGGCTCGCGCGAGATCTTCGACTACACGGTGATCGGCGACGAGGTGAACGTCGCCGCGAGGCTGGAGCCGCTCAACAAGGACTTCGACACCAACATCGCGGTCTCGGGCAGCACCCGCGACGAGGCGGAGGAGCATCGCCCCGGCACGTTCGTCTTCCGCCGGCTGGCCCGGGTGCTGCTCAAGGGCAAGAGCGCGCCGGTGGAGGTCCACGAGCTGGTGGGGCGGACGGGCGCCGTGGAGGCGGAGCGGATGGCGGCCCTGGAGGCCTACGGCCGCGGGCTCGACCTGTTCTTCGCGGGGCGCTTCCCGGAGGCGCGGGCGCTGCTCGAGCGGGCGGTCGAGACGTGTCCCGGGGACGGCCCCTCAGGGGCCTACGCGGCGCTCTGCGCGAGCTACGAGGCGAGTCCTCCGCCCGCCGACTGGCGCGGCCATCACGTGCAGCGATCGAAATGAGGCGGCGCGCGCCCCGGGCGCCGCCGGATCAGGCGCCGAGGCTCCCGCCCTCGTCCACCACGAAGTTCGCGCCGATCACGCGATAGTGCCGGGCGTTCGCCGTGGCCAGGGCGGCCCTCGCCTCGAGGGCCCTGGCCGCGATCAGGGCGTCGACCACGCGCAGGCCGGCTCCCGGCGCGTGCAGCTCGAGGAGTCGAATGGCGCGGCGGGAGATGGCCTCGTCGGGGTGAATGACGGCCGCCAGGTTCTCAGTCACGAAGGCCGCAGTCGGCACGGGTGGAGATCCAGTGGGCGTGGCCGGGGTCGAGCCCGCCGCCGGGTACGATGCAGTGCAGATGC
This Candidatus Rokuibacteriota bacterium DNA region includes the following protein-coding sequences:
- a CDS encoding hemerythrin domain-containing protein, with the protein product MTKSNEAIAATAQLRHEHEVFLRALALLERLGEGLRVGTPLDRDALAWIIDFFRTFVDKCHHGKEEQHLFPALERHGVPRDGGPVGVMLLEHEHGRALLRAMSQGGDRAVAEAIRGYVTLLRAHIDKENGVLFPIAEQILNEEEQRVLVQAFDAVEQTVVGPGIHERLLAKLAELEAR
- a CDS encoding (Fe-S)-binding protein — translated: MSSREAAFVASLDGRVREIVDTCTRCGRCVEVCPTADAAGLERHDPRAVVGEVLDILRGDGDSASRGARWAETCTGSGACLTACDDGVNPRFMLAMTRVRLEERHPPEARHATGQTRFHAMSQGVRVLSRLQLPPEFLDRVTRSAHAEPPAPAEVVMYLGCNVLKTPHIALLCLEVLDRLGTTYRVFGGPANCCGVLQFRAGDLRNAGRVGVSTVEGFAGTGIARVLTWCPTCTLQLGEILMPSTRPGFALEHVVPYIADRLDRLTPHFVQRVERRVALHEHPGVPGVTEGVVKILGAIPGVELVDLDRPRVGYMCNSLASVPAYRRELHARELEAAAAAAVDCLVGIYHACHRELCAHERDYPFRVVNFLELVGEALGVERPDLFKQWKVMQDVDRILADLGGRVEAAGLDLEAVREAVAAHILGEQPLPLGQRAPGGPPRR
- a CDS encoding sigma-70 family RNA polymerase sigma factor, whose amino-acid sequence is MRARTNSEWVQELSASGEEQAAALGDLRAYLLRAARYALHRSRGRLAHASAFDLDQLAEDCAQNALVAILEHLKEFRGDSRFTTWAYKFAINMALAAARREAWKPVSLDALLEQAGGRAWFPEAEALPGDPEQTARLAEAWAVIREVIDHDLSERQRQALKAVVADEVPLDELVRHWGSTRNAIYKLLHDARRKLKARLEARGFAPREVLGLFSGPR
- a CDS encoding 2-nitropropane dioxygenase, which gives rise to MTAVDRLNELLEAERAGVETLSRLFPEARGPEMRKLFEEVRNDEAWSCAGLARSIKILGGVMSEQKGNFAEKVMSEPTLAARLRLLNRGQGWVVKRLDGLLGETLLESVSEFLEEMKTRHLANIDACDRLAESLE
- a CDS encoding transposase, coding for MQRPGAVAPLSSAGGPAESTAGGSPARADFFLPVRALAEVFRGKLLAALEKAIDRAEIPRRRDDDPHALLTRAATKRWVVYCKPPFAGPDQVLAYLARYTHRIALSNDRLVSLQAGQVTFRWKDRAHGNAPRVATVEAETFLRRFLLHVLPHRFVRFTRPIRHCPFTSSHAQSPVTWTRRRRHRPAFATPAHHQSP
- a CDS encoding FecR domain-containing protein; protein product: MRTSDTHLRVARTIAGLAVTLSLVLPVAPWVPGAAAQGAQKPDGVVVAIRDGKLERFQQDLWNALTVGQPVSRGNRVRTDGTAVAIVTLAEIGRIVMGPSSDVELGKNPKDFKVTMQRGFAWLDATLPKGSKASISTSLATAGVRGTGFSVCYDGKNYCACTCFGEVEVSVPGGPTVRVPRGEYYAFPAGAPLPGKTEAAATLLEKTGAGFDFCFTCHVVAGKGRLKPDRK
- a CDS encoding adenylate/guanylate cyclase domain-containing protein; this encodes MTRAALIAVLVSLAVLLDPGGQLGSFERKTLDTRYRFFARPTAHTQHIVIVHVSEDSLRSLEPFYGRWPWPRAVHADAVEYLVADGALAIGFDILFPDRSLRREVDPGLIQQLKALARNADIEEVRAELGQRLDALNPELSDAAFVARAAEAGNVFHSSVLYVGERDRALGRGLGADEAGAARIRAALARTALPIRLAHREALFFNATIPFPELAQAARGVGHINYLPDGDGVCRRFLPLAWVGREDTAYPSLPVLVAARAMGIPPDRIRREGDRVLVGETAIPLLPDGSALIAYQGGTATGEGLGPGKFESFYGGVPYAAVTASADLVRAGKDPALPRGTFRDKIVLVTAAAAGLTDLRATPFSPVTPGAEILANVIDSILSRRVLRSLGAWTEAAYTLALAVTVALLAVSMRPYPGLALVTALWAAVVGLHWMLFGRGWVLPLVPVSVAMAGAYLGVVVAGYVAEEREKKRIRSAFGHYLAPQVLEEVLRSPERLRLGGERRRLTVLFSDIEGFSALSEKIPADDVSPMLNEYLDRMMGCIKATAGTLDKFIGDAVMAEWNAPVAQADHAARACEAALLMMEEVRRLRERWRAEGKPPLNVRIGINTGEMVVGNLGSREIFDYTVIGDEVNVAARLEPLNKDFDTNIAVSGSTRDEAEEHRPGTFVFRRLARVLLKGKSAPVEVHELVGRTGAVEAERMAALEAYGRGLDLFFAGRFPEARALLERAVETCPGDGPSGAYAALCASYEASPPPADWRGHHVQRSK